The Streptomyces sp. NBC_00691 genome has a segment encoding these proteins:
- a CDS encoding LacI family DNA-binding transcriptional regulator, which produces MADIARRTEHRYGNRPTMKDVAARAGVGLKTVSRVVNGEPGVTPDTERRVQEAIEVLGFRRNDSARVLRKGRTATVGLVLEDLADPFYGPLSRAVEEVARAHGALLINGSSAEDPAREQELALALCARRVDGLIVIPAGDDHRYLEPEIRAGVATVFVDRPAGLIDADAVLSDSFGGARDGVAHLIAHGHSRIGFIGDRPGIHTASERLRGYRAAMEDAGLPVEDAWVSPGSTEPERVRTAVREMLDAPEPVTALFAGNNRVMVTVVRALAGHARPVALVGFDDMELADLLGITVIAQDAAALGRTAAERLFRRLDGVDDAPERVVLGTTLLARGSGEIPPAV; this is translated from the coding sequence GTGGCCGACATCGCCCGCCGCACCGAGCACCGTTACGGCAACCGGCCCACGATGAAGGACGTCGCCGCACGCGCGGGCGTCGGCCTGAAAACGGTGTCCCGGGTCGTGAACGGCGAGCCAGGAGTCACCCCGGACACCGAGCGACGGGTCCAGGAGGCCATCGAGGTCCTCGGCTTCCGGCGCAACGACAGCGCGCGGGTTCTGCGCAAGGGCAGGACGGCGACGGTCGGTCTCGTGCTCGAGGATCTCGCCGACCCGTTCTACGGGCCGCTCAGCCGGGCGGTCGAAGAGGTCGCGCGGGCGCACGGGGCCCTGCTCATCAACGGGTCCAGCGCCGAGGACCCGGCCCGTGAGCAGGAGTTGGCGCTCGCCCTCTGCGCGCGCCGGGTCGACGGCCTGATCGTCATCCCCGCCGGCGACGACCACCGGTATCTGGAGCCGGAGATCAGGGCGGGCGTCGCCACCGTCTTCGTCGACCGCCCCGCCGGGCTGATCGACGCCGACGCCGTGCTGTCCGACAGCTTCGGCGGGGCGCGCGACGGGGTGGCCCATCTGATCGCCCACGGTCACAGCCGGATCGGCTTCATCGGCGACCGGCCCGGTATCCACACCGCGTCCGAGCGGCTGCGCGGCTACCGCGCGGCGATGGAGGACGCGGGCCTGCCGGTCGAGGACGCCTGGGTCTCGCCGGGCTCCACGGAGCCGGAGCGGGTACGGACGGCGGTACGGGAGATGCTGGATGCGCCGGAGCCCGTCACGGCGCTCTTCGCGGGGAACAACCGGGTGATGGTCACGGTGGTCCGCGCCCTCGCGGGGCACGCGCGACCGGTGGCTCTGGTCGGTTTCGACGACATGGAACTGGCCGACCTGCTCGGCATCACGGTCATCGCGCAGGACGCGGCCGCGCTGGGGCGGACGGCCGCCGAGCGTCTGTTCCGGCGTCTCGACGGGGTCGACGACGCTCCGGAGCGGGTGGTGCTCGGCACCACGCTGCTGGCCCGCGGTTCGGGCGAGATCCCGCCGGCCGTCTGA